A region of the Nocardia nova SH22a genome:
GCCGGTGGTTTCCTGATCTCCCCAGATATCGAGCAGATCATCGACGAGTTGAAATGCCATGCCGAGATGTGCGCCGAACCGACCCAGAATCCGACTGCGCTCCAGGTCGGCGCCACCGCACAACGCGCCCAACACACACGCGCACTCCAGCAGGGCCGCGGTCTTGTCACGCGCCATGGTCACACACTGAGAAAGGGTTATGTCGCAATCGGTTTCGAACCGGACGTCGGCGTGTTCCCCCTCGATGAGCCGTTGGGCGGCGCGGACGAGTTCACCGGCCGCGGGTGCCGGACAGTCGCCGACCACCTGCATCGCGAGAAAGAACAAGGCATCGCCCGCGAGGATGGCGGACGGGACGTCGAAAGCCGCCCATATCGTGGGTCGGTCACGGCGCACGGGATCACCGTCGATGATGTCGTCGTGAATCAATGACGCGTTGTGGATCAGTTCCACCGCCACCGCCGCCGGTACGGCACCATCGGGGTGACCACCGACCGCGCGGGCGCATTCGAGAACCAGGGCCGCACGCAGCCCCTTGCCGCTACTTGCTGTCTCGATTGTGTTGTCGCCCCAACCGAAGTGGTA
Encoded here:
- a CDS encoding polyprenyl synthetase family protein, producing MNTLRASVRPVCEYHFGWGDNTIETASSGKGLRAALVLECARAVGGHPDGAVPAAVAVELIHNASLIHDDIIDGDPVRRDRPTIWAAFDVPSAILAGDALFFLAMQVVGDCPAPAAGELVRAAQRLIEGEHADVRFETDCDITLSQCVTMARDKTAALLECACVLGALCGGADLERSRILGRFGAHLGMAFQLVDDLLDIWGDQETTGKQVGSDLRRRKISLPVVAALASDTDAGHRLAHLYRTAAGNLTDEQITEATHYVEKSGARAWALREVDRELRSAILCLQTIVPGAAEAGALTALTALIGDRLP